The Syntrophotalea acetylenivorans genome contains the following window.
TTCGTAGACGATGCCGATCACTCCCAGAGGGATCCGCATGCGACCGACCTGAATACCGTTGGGTCTGCGCCGCATGTCGCTGATTTCACCGACCGGGTCGGGCAGTTCAGCCACCTCGCGCAGGCCATCGGCCATGGCGGCAATACGTTCGTCGTTAAGCATTAAACGATCGACCATGGCGGCAGACAGCCCCTTTTCCCGGGCCCGAGCCAGGTCCTTTTCATTGGCCTCGACAAGAGCCGGCGCGGCCTGCTCTAAAGCATCGGCCATGCGCCGCAGCATATCGTTTTTGGCGGTAGCCGACAGGTTGGCCATAATCCGGGTTGCCTCTTGCGCTTCCTGCGCCAACACCAGCATCTGTTCCTGAATCGTCATTGCTTACTCCTTGCAGATAGCGGCCCGTTGCCCAGCCCGCTTTTTCAATACCAGATTGTCCCGATGAACCACCTCGGCACCGTACTGGTAGCCAAGCAGTTCTTCGATATCCTGAGAATTATGTCCTTGAATGCGCACCAGCTCTGCCTGCGAATAGTTGATGATGCCCCGGGCGAACTCCCGCCCCTCAGCATCGCAAAGCCGTACCGCATCGCCACGCTCAAAGTTCCCCTCGACCTCGATGATTCCCGAAGGAAGCAGGCTCTTACCTTTGTCTGCCAGCGCTTGATGCGCCCCCTCGTCGAGCAACAACCGGCCACGAATCTTTTTGGTAAAGGCGATCCAGTGTTTGCGGGCATTGAGACGGTCAACCGCGGGCAAAAACCAGCTGCCCAGCTCCTCGCCGGCGAACAATCGGGACAGCACATGAGGCTGACGACCGTTGACAATGACCGTGCTAACGCCGTAGAGAGACGCCCGCTTAGCCGCCTCGATCTTGGTCGCCATGCCGCCGGTACCGACCTCGCTGCCGGCCCCCCCGGCCATGCCTTCGATCTCCGGAGTGATATGCTCGATCTTATTGATCAACCTGGCCTGGGGATTCGTGCGGGGATTACTGTCGTAGAGACCATCGACATCGGAAAGGATGACCAGAAGATCGGATTCGGCCAGATTGGTCACCAGTGCCGACAGATTATCGTTGTCGCCAAAACGGATTTCATCCACCACCACAGTGTCGTTCTCGTTAATGATGGGAATGATGCCGTATTCAAGCAGCGTCATGAGGGTATTGCGGGCATTGAGAAATCGCCGCCGATTGGCCAGGTCGTCCCGAGTCAGCAGAATCTGCGCAACCCGCCGGCCACAAGTACGGAAAGCGTCTTTGTAATAGCGCATCAACCGGCTTTGACCGATGGCGGCCGCCGCCTGCTTCAGGGGGATGGTAGGGGGCCGGCCGACGATGCCAAGATCGCCCTTGCCGGTAGCAACCGCGCCGGAAGAGACCAGCAACACCTCGTAGCCCTGCTCGACAACCTTGCAGAGATCCTTAACCAACGCTTCGATAATGGCGGGGTCGACCCCGTCCTGGCCGACCAGTACACCACTGCCGACCTTGATGACGACACGCTTAACTTGTGCGAGAAGCTCTTTGCGCATGCCCGACCCTTCCCTGCAAACCGGCATGATTCTTGATGATTTCGGCTCGAATTTTACTTTCGGCGCCGCTGCTTGTCAAGCCGGACCGAACTCGTCAAAATCCTCGCCGGAACGCAGTCTGGACAGTTCCTGAGCAACGCAAGCCACCAGTTCATCGAGGCCCTCTTTGGTCACCGCCGAAATCAGCAGGGTTTTGAAACCCCGCTCAGCAAAGACCGCAGCAATCTCATCGGCCTGCTCGCGCACCTCGGTGACATCGGCCTTGCTCAAGACGACCAGCTGAGGCTTATCCAGCAACCGGGGGTTGTGACGCTCCAGCTCCCGATTGATGGTATCGAAGCATTCCACCGGGTCTCCCTCCTGCAGGTCAGACAAATCGACCAGATGCAGGAACAGGTCGGTACGCTCGATGTGACGCAAAAACCGGGTACCCAGGCCGTGCCCTTCGCTGGCACCCTCTATGAGACCGGGGATATCTGCAACAACAAAGCTCTGATACCCGCCGTAACCCACCACTCCGAGATTGGGCACCAAAGTAGTAAAGGGATAGTCGGCGATCTTCGGCTTGGCGGAGGATATGGCAGAAATCAGGGTCGATTTACCGGCGTTGGGCATACCGACCAGACCGACATCTGCCAGCAATTTGAGTTCCAGGCGCAGCCAGATCTCCTCACCGGGCAGCCCCGGTTGCACATGGCGGGGCGCCCTGTTGGTGCTGGTCTTAAAACGGGCGTTTCCACGACCTCCCTGACCGCCCTTGGCGGCTACGAACCGCTGGCCCCGCTCTTTGAGGTCGGCCAACAACTCACCCGTTTCGTGGTTATAGATCAATACTCCCGGCGGCACACAGATCAGAAGATCCTCGCCATTTTTTCCATGGCGGTTGGCGCCCATGCCGTGGCCGCCCCTCTTGGCTTTGTAGCGGACCTTGTAGCGCAGATCAAGCAAGGTTCCCAAACCCTCGTCGACCTGAAAAATGACGTCGCCGCCGTCACCGCCGTCACCACCGTCCGGCCCCCCCATGGGAATAAACTTCTCCCGTCGAAAGGAGAGGCAACCGCGGCCGCCGTCACCGGCAGTGACGTGAATTTTTACTTCATCTATAAACTGCATAGGAAATCCGCCTAAACCTTAGCTTTGTTTAAAACTGCTTATATACAACTGCATTGCTTGTCACGCAGCCTATGAGAAAATCGAAAATAAGGCGATGCACGACGAAAAAAGCCCGAAGTTCGTTCAGGAACATCGGGCTCTTCTCATGGATCCAAAGTCGCTGGGCTATATCAGGCCGTGTATACGCTGACCTTCTTCTTGTCCTTGCCCTTGCGTTCAAAGGTAACGACTCCGTCCACCAGGGCGAACAGAGTGTAATCCTTGCCGCAACCGACATTGTTGCCAGGATGGATAGTGGTGCCGCGCTGCCGCACCAGAATCGACCCGGCAGTTACTTGCTGGCCGCCGTAACGCTTCACGCCAAGGCGCTTGCCAATACTGTCGCGGCCGTTCTTTGAACTGCCACCAGCTTTTTTATGAGCCATGGGTTAGCCTCCTTAAGCCTGAATGCCTGTAATTTGCAGGCGGGTGAGAGGTTGACGGTGTCCATAGGTCTTGCGATAGCCCTTGCGTCGCTTGTGGTGGAATACCAGGACTTTCTTGTCCTTGCCTTGCTCCACAATGCGCGCCGTGACTTTCGCTTCTGGCAATAGAGGTGTTCCGATTTTAACCTCTTCTCCGCCGACCATGAGGACCTCGTCCAACGCGATAGTGTCACCCACCGCGCCTTCAATCTTCTCGATCTTGAGCAGATCGCCTTCGGATACTTTGTATTGTTTTCCTCCGGTCTTGATCACCGCATACATGTTGCTTCACCTCGCTCTCACTGAGTATAGTATTTATCACAGAAGAGGCAATATAGCCCCGCCCCGCAGCCCTGTCAAGCAAAAATACCCGCAACCTGCTGCCTTACCCTGGAACGTTTTCGAATTGGAAACGAGGGATTTTTCGTCGTAGCAAGGAAATCAAGGAATTGCACGGAGGCGTACATCGGTACGCCGCACACGCAATTCCGCAGACTGACGCAGCTACGGCGGAAAAGAACCGTTTCCAACCGAAAATTAACTGGCCACGATGTCGAACTGCTCCCGATGATAATCAAAACGCGCAGTGATCGCGATCTGCTTACCCGAGTGGGTCTCCAGATCGTCGATTTCGCAGCGCTCTTCGTCACAAATCAAGGAAGCGAGGTCGGGATGAACCAGCAGGTTCACCTGCTTTCCGGGCAGACTGCCGATGTCTCTCCGCAACTGGCGGAAGATCTCATAGACCATGGTAGGGCGACTCTTGACGTAACCCTTGCCCTCACAATAGGGGCAGGGCTCGCAGAGGGTTCGGGCCAGGTTCTCACGCACCCGCTTACGGGTCATCTCCACCAACCCCAACTCGGATATTTTAAGAATATTGGTCTTGGCGCGATCGGGACGCAGAGCCTCCTCAAGAGCCAGATACACTTTTTCCCGGTGGGTCTCTTTTTCCATATCGATAAAGTCGACGATGATCAGCCCGCCGAGATTGCGCAACCGCAACTGGAAAGCAACCTCTCGCACAGCCTCAAGGTTCGTCTTGAGAATCGTGTCTTCAAGGTTGCGCTTGCCGACGAAGCGGCCGGTATTAACATCGATGGCGGTCAGGGCCTCGGTCTGCTCGATAATGATGTAGCCGCCGCTCTTCAGCCACACTCGCGTATTGAGTGCACGGGCAATTTCCGTTTCGAGACCGAGGGCTTCGTACACCGGCTCCTGACCCTGGTACAGCTCGATGCTGTACTCCAGGCTGGGCATAAAGGTTTCGATAAACTGCACGATCTTGCCATATTCCCGCTTGGAATCGACAACAATGCGCCGTACGTCTTCGGTGAGGATGTCCCGCAACACCTTGCTGATCACATCGAGATCGGAATAGATCAGGCTGGGAGCCGGGTTGCGCCGTTGCAGGCCACAGATGTCCTGCCACAGTCCCGACAAAAACTCCATATCGGAGCGCAGGTCCTCTTCGCTCTTGCCTTCGGAAACGGTGCGGACGATAAAGCCCGCTCCTTCCGGGCGAATCTCTTCGACCAGCTGGCGCAGGCGCTCTTTCTCTTCCTCGTTTTCGATACGCCGGGAAATCCCGACATGATCGACGGTCGGCATATAGACCAGATGCCGGCCCGGAAGGGAGATATGAGCCGTGATTCGCGCCCCCTTGGTGCCGATAGGTTCTTTGGAAACCTGTACCAGGACCTCCTGGCCTTCCTGTAGCAAGTCCTGAATGGGGGGCAGAATCGGCGCCTCCTCCTTGCCGCCCTCGGCCAGGGCGCTGCCCTCGTCGATATAGCGTTCAACCCCCTGAACTTCATCGAGGACATCCGCGACATAAAGAAAGGCGGCCTTTTCCAGGCCGATATCGACAAAAGCGGCCTGCATACCGGGCAACACCCGCAGTACCTTGCCCTTGTAAATATTGCCGACGATCCCCCTTTCGCGGATGCGCTCGATATAGAGTTCGGCAATGTGGCCGTTCTCCAGAAGCGCCACTCGCGTCTCATGGGAAGTGGTATTGATGACCAGCTCTTTGGTCATGGTCTCTGTTCTCCTGATATGTAACTTTATAAAAAATACTAACCGATAACAGGTTCGTCTGAAAGAGGGGCACACAGCCGTACATCTGTCTTGCGCAGTCCGAGAACGGCCGTCTTTTCCGGCGCCAGATCAAGCAGGTGGCCCGCCAGCAGAGTCGGACTGCCTTTGCTCATCTTCAGTCGCAGGATCCCGTCGCACCATTGCAGGTCGACCACGCCGGCTCGCACCTCAACCAGCTGCTCGCGACCCTTTTTCAGGCGCGTTGCATAGACCTCTTCAGCAGCCATAAAGCGGGCAATGCGCTCCGCCAGGTCTGCCGGAGCCTGATCACCCAACGGAATGCTATAGATCGTCTCCTCGATACACAGCGACGGCGCCGGCGTCTTCCAGGGCACGGATTCTGCCTTTTCCACCGCAAATCCGGCGGGCAGCTGGGCATTTAAAGCCGCCATCAAATCCTGCACACCCACAGGGTGCCGTAGCTTGAAATCGATAATCTCTGCCTCACTCTCGACCCCGGTCGGCAAGGCGTCAGGAAAGGAAATCTGCGGAGCCGGATGGAAACCACCGGAATAGCGGATCGGCAATCCCGCCCGTCGCACCGCCCGATGAACCACGGTCATGAATTCCAGATGGCCGACAAACCGGCCCCGGCCCAGTTTACTTACCCACAGCCGCACCTTGCACGGCTGCTCATCTTCCGACGAATCCGAGGCCATGACTGCGGAGGGCAGGGTTTCAAGGGCTGTTTTCTGACCGGGATCGGTAGCGTAACGCATCCGCACCGTCTCAAAATCGCACACACCGCACCCGGTGCATCCCCCATCCCGGCAATCGATGGTTGCGTTACCGCTCAAGGCCTGTTGCCACTCGTCAAGCAGATATTGCCGGGTGACCCCGCAATCGATATGATCCCAGGGCAGAATTTCATCGGTGGCACGCTCGCGCAGATACCATTCCGGATCGATGCCGCAATCGGCAAAAGCCTGCTGCCAGAGATCGAAGCGAAAGTGTTCCCGCCAGCTGTCGAAACGGCAGCCGAGGGCCAGGGCGCGCTCCAGCACCGGAGCCAAACGCCGGTCGCCGCGGGCAAAGACCCCCTCGACAAAGGAGAGTTGCGCCTCATGCCACTTAAGACGCAGCTTTTTACTGCGCAGCTTCTGCCGCAGCGTATCCTGCTTAGCCAGGGTTTCGTCGATACCGATCTGACGCTGCCACTGAAAAGGGGTCTGGGGCTTAGGCACCAGGGTCGAAACCGAAACGTTCACATCGGCGCCGCCGGGAGTTCCTTTGCCGATACGCTTAACCCGTGCCGCCAGATCGACAATGGCATCCAGATCGGCTTCTTGTTCCGTCGGCAGGCCGATCATGAAATAAAGCTTTATAATTCGCCAGCCGAGAGAAAAGGCGTTGTCGGCCGCGATCAGCAGGTCCTCTTCGCTGATGCCTTTATTAATCAATTGCCGCAGACGTTCGCTACCGGCTTCGGGCGCCAACGTAAAACCTGTTTTACGGACCTTTTTAATCTCTTCCATCAGGTCGCTTGTCAGCGAACCGACGCGCAAACTGGGCAATGAAACGGCAATCCGCTCTTCCCGGTAACGATCCATCAGCCCCTTGAGCAACGGACCGATGCAGCTGTAATCACCCGTCGACAGGGAAAGCAGGGAAACTTCATCGTAACCCGAATGCCTCAGGGAGCGATCGATGACATCGACAATCTCTTCCAGGCTTCGCTCTCGCAGCGGACGGCCGATGTAACCGGCCTGGCAAAACCGGCAACCGCGGGTACAGCCCCGGGCGATCTCCACCGCCACCCGATTATGCACCGTATTCATAAAGGGCACGATGGGCGTTACCGGATAGTCGACCGCCGCCAGATCGGCCAGCACCCTGCGCCGTACTTTCGTATAATCAGTGCGCAACGGCCGCAACTCAGCGATGCGGCCATCATCATGATAGGAAACATCGAACAGGGACGGCACATAGACTCCGTCAATATCAGCCAACGCCTGGAGCAGTTGTGCCCGCGAGCTGCCGGCTCGCTTGGCCTCGCGAACCGCCCGGCAAAGGTCGGCGACAGCCTCCTCACCATCGCCAATCACCGCGCAATCGACGAAATCGGCCAAGGGTTCCGGATTGGTGGCACAGGGCCCACCGACCACCACCAGGGGAGCCTGCTCATCGCGCTGGTCACGACGCAGCGGCACACCAGCCAGCTCCAGCATGGCCAACAGATTGGTATAGGACAGCTCATGCTGCAGGGTAAAACCGAGCAAATCGAATTCTGCGAGGGACCGTTGAGACTCCAGAGACGTCAAGGGGAGACCGTTTTTGCGCAACTCGGCGGCCATATCGGGCCAGGGCGCATAAACGCGTTCTGCAACGGCCCAATCGAGGCTGTTGACCGCATGGTAGAGCATCGGCAGACCGATATGGCTCATGCCTACTTCATAGACGTCGGGAAAGGCCAGGACAAAACTAACTTCTACTGACGCAAGGTCCTTGGATACCGTTCCGAGCTCGCCGCCCAAATACCGACTGGGCCGACTGACCCGGTCAAACAACTGATCTTGATTTGTATAATTCTTCAAAAACCGTCTCACTTCTAAATTATTTGCAAACAATGCTTGTAGCACAAAAAAGACCCATAAAACAATCTTTTCCGGCCAGCAGGCGAAGCTATATGCTCCCACTTCCGTCACCTTCAACCGGTCATCAGCACTCTATTCAAGATGGCACGGACCGGAATCTTTATGTTAAGATGCGGCTCAACAAAACCTGCGAAAGGAACCACAACCATGTCACTGACGGGAACCCCGGAAGCAGACCTCCACACACATACGATCGCCTCTGGACACGCCTACAGCACGATCAATGAGATTGCTGCTGAAGCGGCCCGGCGCCAATTGCGCCTGGTCGGCATGACCGACCACGGACCGGCCCTCCCCGGCGGCCCTCACCTCTATCATTTCAAGGCCCTGCGCTTTATCCCAAAACATATTGGAGAAGTACGCATCTTGCCCGGCGTCGAGGCCAATATTCTTGGCGAGGGAAAACTCGACCTGGAAGACCAGCAGCTCGCTCAACTGGACCTGGTACTAGCCGGCTTTCATCCCGGCTGCGGCTATGTCGGCCAAGGCCAGG
Protein-coding sequences here:
- the proB gene encoding glutamate 5-kinase, with amino-acid sequence MRKELLAQVKRVVIKVGSGVLVGQDGVDPAIIEALVKDLCKVVEQGYEVLLVSSGAVATGKGDLGIVGRPPTIPLKQAAAAIGQSRLMRYYKDAFRTCGRRVAQILLTRDDLANRRRFLNARNTLMTLLEYGIIPIINENDTVVVDEIRFGDNDNLSALVTNLAESDLLVILSDVDGLYDSNPRTNPQARLINKIEHITPEIEGMAGGAGSEVGTGGMATKIEAAKRASLYGVSTVIVNGRQPHVLSRLFAGEELGSWFLPAVDRLNARKHWIAFTKKIRGRLLLDEGAHQALADKGKSLLPSGIIEVEGNFERGDAVRLCDAEGREFARGIINYSQAELVRIQGHNSQDIEELLGYQYGAEVVHRDNLVLKKRAGQRAAICKE
- the obgE gene encoding GTPase ObgE, giving the protein MQFIDEVKIHVTAGDGGRGCLSFRREKFIPMGGPDGGDGGDGGDVIFQVDEGLGTLLDLRYKVRYKAKRGGHGMGANRHGKNGEDLLICVPPGVLIYNHETGELLADLKERGQRFVAAKGGQGGRGNARFKTSTNRAPRHVQPGLPGEEIWLRLELKLLADVGLVGMPNAGKSTLISAISSAKPKIADYPFTTLVPNLGVVGYGGYQSFVVADIPGLIEGASEGHGLGTRFLRHIERTDLFLHLVDLSDLQEGDPVECFDTINRELERHNPRLLDKPQLVVLSKADVTEVREQADEIAAVFAERGFKTLLISAVTKEGLDELVACVAQELSRLRSGEDFDEFGPA
- the rpmA gene encoding 50S ribosomal protein L27, whose product is MAHKKAGGSSKNGRDSIGKRLGVKRYGGQQVTAGSILVRQRGTTIHPGNNVGCGKDYTLFALVDGVVTFERKGKDKKKVSVYTA
- a CDS encoding TIGR03960 family B12-binding radical SAM protein; the encoded protein is MKNYTNQDQLFDRVSRPSRYLGGELGTVSKDLASVEVSFVLAFPDVYEVGMSHIGLPMLYHAVNSLDWAVAERVYAPWPDMAAELRKNGLPLTSLESQRSLAEFDLLGFTLQHELSYTNLLAMLELAGVPLRRDQRDEQAPLVVVGGPCATNPEPLADFVDCAVIGDGEEAVADLCRAVREAKRAGSSRAQLLQALADIDGVYVPSLFDVSYHDDGRIAELRPLRTDYTKVRRRVLADLAAVDYPVTPIVPFMNTVHNRVAVEIARGCTRGCRFCQAGYIGRPLRERSLEEIVDVIDRSLRHSGYDEVSLLSLSTGDYSCIGPLLKGLMDRYREERIAVSLPSLRVGSLTSDLMEEIKKVRKTGFTLAPEAGSERLRQLINKGISEEDLLIAADNAFSLGWRIIKLYFMIGLPTEQEADLDAIVDLAARVKRIGKGTPGGADVNVSVSTLVPKPQTPFQWQRQIGIDETLAKQDTLRQKLRSKKLRLKWHEAQLSFVEGVFARGDRRLAPVLERALALGCRFDSWREHFRFDLWQQAFADCGIDPEWYLRERATDEILPWDHIDCGVTRQYLLDEWQQALSGNATIDCRDGGCTGCGVCDFETVRMRYATDPGQKTALETLPSAVMASDSSEDEQPCKVRLWVSKLGRGRFVGHLEFMTVVHRAVRRAGLPIRYSGGFHPAPQISFPDALPTGVESEAEIIDFKLRHPVGVQDLMAALNAQLPAGFAVEKAESVPWKTPAPSLCIEETIYSIPLGDQAPADLAERIARFMAAEEVYATRLKKGREQLVEVRAGVVDLQWCDGILRLKMSKGSPTLLAGHLLDLAPEKTAVLGLRKTDVRLCAPLSDEPVIG
- a CDS encoding Rne/Rng family ribonuclease, which produces MTKELVINTTSHETRVALLENGHIAELYIERIRERGIVGNIYKGKVLRVLPGMQAAFVDIGLEKAAFLYVADVLDEVQGVERYIDEGSALAEGGKEEAPILPPIQDLLQEGQEVLVQVSKEPIGTKGARITAHISLPGRHLVYMPTVDHVGISRRIENEEEKERLRQLVEEIRPEGAGFIVRTVSEGKSEEDLRSDMEFLSGLWQDICGLQRRNPAPSLIYSDLDVISKVLRDILTEDVRRIVVDSKREYGKIVQFIETFMPSLEYSIELYQGQEPVYEALGLETEIARALNTRVWLKSGGYIIIEQTEALTAIDVNTGRFVGKRNLEDTILKTNLEAVREVAFQLRLRNLGGLIIVDFIDMEKETHREKVYLALEEALRPDRAKTNILKISELGLVEMTRKRVRENLARTLCEPCPYCEGKGYVKSRPTMVYEIFRQLRRDIGSLPGKQVNLLVHPDLASLICDEERCEIDDLETHSGKQIAITARFDYHREQFDIVAS
- the rplU gene encoding 50S ribosomal protein L21 encodes the protein MYAVIKTGGKQYKVSEGDLLKIEKIEGAVGDTIALDEVLMVGGEEVKIGTPLLPEAKVTARIVEQGKDKKVLVFHHKRRKGYRKTYGHRQPLTRLQITGIQA